GTACTCTACAATATACTGCAGACAGTAGTACTACTCTACTATACGGAGTACACAGCTGGTAGGGTGGGTTTTATACAGCAATACTGTAAGGTTCTGTCCAGTATATGAACTGAACCCCGTAAGAAATTTGAAAAACCGAGATGTATCCGAAACACCCATCTCCATCCATGTCGATGCCCGACTGCCCGTACGCACTGCGCATGCTTTGCTTCCGGGGCAGGGCTGCTGCGGCTCGCGCAGACGCTCCCTCGTCGCCCCCACCTCTCGCCCCGACGGCCCGACGCGAGCCGGTTTATAAACAGCCGTCGGCCGCCACCCCTCCTTCCCATTTTCCCAGGCTCAGGCTGGCCGGACCCGCGCTAGCTAGCTCGCGGCCGCAGCAGCTAGGAGTAGATAGCTCTCCAGCCCATAGCTTAGCTTAGGTCGCCTCGTTTCGTAGGGTCTGTCTGGTTCGGCCGTTGGTCGATAAGTTGGCGGGCGCGCGACCCGCCATGGGGGAAGCGCCGCAGCCCAAGTCGCCGCCGAGGTACCCGGACCTGTGCGGCCGGCGCCGCCTGCAGCTCGAGGTGCAGATCCTCAACCGGGAGGTCGGCTTCCTCGAGGTACGCACGCACCAATAGCTTTTCTTTGTTGAGTTCCTTCATTCTTCTTATGGTCGCGAGCGTAGCGCATAGCCGCATAGGAAATCTCATTGAAAAGTTTGTCGATGCGGCGAGCTCCTCCTTCTCGGGTGTTGGGGAGTTCgtcgcgaggctcgaggcgacaAAAGCGttcctcccctgctcctccgACGTGCCGCGCCGTACGGTACCCTCTGGGACTGGGACTTTTGATCACCCATGGGCTGTTGGGCATGGTCACCTCACCTGGGTTTTGTCCCAAGATTTTTCTTTTCCCTTTCTCGATGGAAGAAAGTCTAGTTCTCGCCAAGAAAAAGTGCTAAAGTATTAAGAAAAGGGATGCGAGACTATCTAGTTGCTTCTCGCTGGCGCTGTACCTGCAGCCAATCAGATTGCATCTCGCGTAGCGATTTGATCCCTGGGGACGCCCTAAGAAAGCGTTTCAGATCTTTGCTGCTCACATTTGCATCGGCACGGCATGGCAATGAATGGGTGGAGCATAGCATACCGCCGCTTCCGTTCAGGGCACATGGTGTTGtagtactaataaaaaaaataaattatagtttgtgaatttattaagtctaattaatcggTTATTAGCGCATGTGTTACTGTAGTATCATATTATCAAATCAtacactaattaggcttaaaagatttatctcgtaaattagtgtaaattgtataattaattattttttaatatatatttaatagtcGTGTTAAATATTGGACGGACTCTCTCGGCCTGCGGCACTGGATGCTTGCCTACTGCGTCGtgagtaaagatggcaacggggacccgatccccgattccccgcggggaattcccctattaggggacggggatggagtcaaatatgcccccacggggatctaaacggggagaaaacgtcccccgtcgggtttggcggggacgggtctgggggagcattccccgtccccgatacccgcatccccgccctatttatatacaggctttgctctctttcctgatggcccaaccagcccacgaaggcccaatgtcttctgagtatatataacagcaataaccctagttctacacctttgtgatgattaatatcctgcttcttgctatttagctatttttggattgtgattcgtggtgtactctaatattgtgtcgatgaactcatgtgaacgatgatgaattaacctgaatggtgatgaacaaatgcggggacggggatccccgacggggatttttcccctcgcgggggcggggatgggggagaaatcatccccgtgagctttggcggggacggggatggggattttttctccccgcggggacgaggatggggaagcaacctccgacggggaattctccgttgccatctttagtcgtGAGGCAGGCCCTGACTGACCGACTGACTGACGGGGACTACTCGCCTTTTGCAGCAAGAGATACAGGGACTCGAGCGGATTCAGCCCGTCTTGCGATGTTGCAAAGAGTataatcctctctctctctcccgcttTCCGCTTTTTCTCGTCTGGAACTGGAAAATAATTATCAGTTACCACTGCATCTTGCTATGATTGTTGGCTTGGCTTCGATGGGCAAATGGCGAGCCTACTCCGTATGCTCCTTCGTGTTCATGCTATTTTCATTCTTAAGTCAAGTCAAGGCTAGCTAGTGTTGTTTTCTGTTATTTCATTTTAGAATTTAGAGCTATTGCTCTTGATATTAAGAAATGTGCAGTTTTTACAGTGGTGATGTTCTGGTATTTACTTTATCTGTCATgagaagaaaatagaaaaaaagagaggaaaataTCTTCCCTTGTGGCTCGATATTCCTTGACCCACACATTCCCTATGTAAAAACAGACTCACATGAACAGCAACAAGTATACTGTGGTTTTCTTGAACGTTTGCTTTGTGTAATAATTATATTTTGTCCTGGTTGTCTGATACTCCACATTTGGACTGTTGCTCAGATTCCATTTATATTCCTATTTGAGGTTGCAGGATAAATGCTAGTGTATCAAGAAATGAACATATTAGTACTGTAATAATGTAATACAGTAGGTAGGTCCTGTGCCAGTTcactcttttttttaaaaaaaaaaggtatTCAACAGTAGTATTATACCTGTGTATCTTTTTTTTGAGGAAATATACCTGTGTATCTTTGATTACCGATATTTTTGCTCACCAAGGTGTTATGCTTTCCAATAATTTTTTACAGTGTCAACGAGTTTGTCAGTGCAAAGACCGATCCAATGATACCAGTGTATGAATTCTTAACTTGATTCTCTCATGCCAGCAAAACCATGCGCTGATGCTGCTTATCAGTGTCTTTTTTTCGCTGACTCTGCTACTTGCAGAAGCAAAAGGAAACATGGATCTTGCAGCCTCTTCCGGTGGATCAGGTACTTCATTTATCCCTAGAAGACTATTTTGAATTCATGGGCAGGCAGGAATATTCAAGTTTTTTAATTGCTTGTTTCAAATTTCGTGACACTAAAAATGACAATGATCTGATGAAGATACGATGAATCACTGAACTAGTAAACAGTCCATCAATTGAAGTAGCACCACAAAACCAATACAATAGGGGTCTAGTAATTTGATGCGCTATGTCCCTGCTCCAACATGTAAATCAACATTACTTTTGAATTCAATAGCATTTATCATGAAACAAGAGCCCTTTAAAAGGTTCTTGTTTAATCTAGAGCACTGTTTCTGTAGATCTGTTTTTTTCATTGTGCTTAAAAGAACTGAATTTCAATTCTCTAAACCTTTTTTGTTAGAAATTTGATACTAGAGTTTGGTAGCTTTAGAGTAGTAATAGGATTTTGAAGCGTCAAGCACATAGTAGGCGTATACTATAACACTGGCAAAGTGACTCCTCAGATATGTCGAAAAAAGTAAAGCTGTCCGACGTCTGTTCTAGTGGTGGCTCTGAAACATTTTTGCAGCCTTGGCGAAGCCTATGTGGCTATGCTGCCCTATCAGAGTTCGAAATGTACAAATTCATGAAAACCGAAATCTTGTGCAGATCAAAATTGCGCACATGCTTTTCATGCCTGTGCTGCTTCAGCTGCTCTTGCTGCACCTGCCGCGACACGCAGTGCTGTACTCCGCCGACCTGCAGCTGTCCAAAGACCCCTTcgtgcagcagcagctgctgcagccTTCCCAGCTGCAGCTGCAAGCCGCCAGGCTGCTGCGGCCATTGCCGACCCCagtgcagcagcagctgctgtcCTAGTGATTGCAGCTGCTCGGACTGCCCGTGTTCCTGCTCCTGCCCCCCGTGCTGCAGCTGCTGCCCCGGCTGCTTCTCCTGTGCGGGGTGCTCGGCCGGCTGCCTCGGCGCCCTCAACCGGTGTCTCGGCTGCCTGTCGTCGTGCTGCAGCGGGATGCGACCTTCCTGCTGCAAGTGCCAGTCGTCGTGCTGCGAGGCAGGGTCGTCCAGCCGCGGCACCGGCACGGGAGCGTGCTGCCGCGGTTCGTGCCTGGGTGCCCCGCCGGCGGCACCGTCGTACCCGGAGTGCTCGTGCGGCTGCGTGTGCTCCTGCTCCAGGTGCAAAGGAGGATGCCGCTGCCCGTCCTGTGGTAATAATCCCTGCTGTGCCGGTGGATGCTTATGCTAGATTAGAGTATTACTAGTAGCTAGTGTGGCTGTTACTCTTCATTTCTGTGCTGGATGATTTGGCGTGTGATATGGATGGAACTTCGCAAGCGTATGGTATTCACTGCCAAGAATTAACTTGGGCGCCAGATGTTGATATAAAATTACAGCTAGAAAAAATACTGCGGGAATGGTTGGCATTGTTAGTACCTCAGTCAAAATTAGCACTACTTTTCAGCTataaaaatagtatttttttagcACCAAATCAGCCCCGAACAGGACCGTTTATTTGCGAAACCATCGCTGCGTCGGATAGAATCCAGTCTGCCGACCCCGCATCCCCCACTCGCGGTTACGGCCCAGGAGCGCGCTAGGCCCAGCCGAAGCCCATGCAGACCAAGCCATCCGAGTCGTTGCTGTTCCTTCTCTTTTCTTTCCGTTCCGTTTCGTAACGTACGTGCGTCGTACGTGGGGAGTGCGGTATGGTAGTtgcgttttttttctttttctttttctttttatttttcttttttctttttcttttttcttttctctgtgttgttttattcttctttttattttttattttccttttattcCTTTGTACgttttccttttcttctttccttctttgatttatttttttctttcctttaattcatttattttccttttcttttttctttttcatggACTTTTGAcattcttttattttatttattcttttattatttttgtttccattttattttaattttaattttttgtttCCTTCCTTGCGTctattagttttttattttcctttcttttttgttttcttatCTTATTATTTTTTAACCTTTAtacatttttaatttctttttttaTAGAGTTAATAATTTTGTTCatttcattttctatttttgtatttattatttttaatttttctttcttttcttctatttatAATTTTATGTTTCATTTTTTATTTACAGATACACGCGATGTTCATATAGTAAATACGTAATAttctatgatatattttttttatgtCCACGAGTAgaaatgtgatgttctatgatgtattttgtgatgttcagtaagtatatattgatgttctaggatatattttgtgatgtttggtagtatttttcttctttttatttgactttaattaattacttcactcattttattattttattttcatttaatgatATTTTTGTGATGTCCATGTAGTATACAAATGATGTTATATGCTATATTTTTGTGATGTTCGTGTATTGTTAATGTGATATTCTACGATATATttattctttttatttgactttaattaattacttcactaattttattattttattttcattTCATGATATTTTGTGATGTCCATGTAGTATACAGATGATGTTCTATGCTATATTTTTGTGATATTCGTGTAGTGTtaatgtgatgttctacgatgtatttGTTATGTTCGGTAGTATACATTGATGTTCTCAGATATATTTTTTTGATGTTTTATaggttttttcttctttttttaattaactctaattaattacttcactaattttattattttattttatatttaatgatatatgtgatattcatgtagtatacatatgatgttttaTGCTATAATTTGTGATGTTCGTGTAGTGTTAATGTGATGTTTTACGATGTATTTATGATGTTCGGTAGCATTTTTAATCTTTTTTGTTATAGttaattacttcactaatttttttaaaaaaatttatgatatatgtgatgttcacaTTCGCATAGTATACATACGATGTTTTATGCTATTTTTTGCGATGTTCGTGTAGTGTTAATGTGATGTTCAATAATTATCTTTAAATACATGTTTATTATGAGATAAATGTTCGTTAAATTTTTTTATTGAAATATATCCATGTGCGATCTTGTTTTGAAGAGTTAAGAACACGATGGTGCAATCGGATTTTAATTAGGATacttggtttaggagttataactTTTTACTTCAAAAAGTATGGGATATCTGCTGATGTAAGCAATTTTGGATCTATTGCATGGCTGCTGTCTGGTTGGACTGGTTGGTTGCGTGAAACGTGGGTCTGAACAGCAAAACCGGCCCAAATACAAAAGAAACAGCCCAATTTCGAAAATAGTAATCGTGGGGTGGGGGTCGGCGGGGGGCTAGGTGCCGACCCAGTTGGCATATAGACGCGCCCGCTTATTTGCATGGTCGAACCTAGCCTAGACGGACGAGTAGAGCCTAGGTATTCTTAGACAGGCTAGATGGGTGCAACTCCTTGTTGTTTGGTGGACTTGTATCAGTTGGGCCTGGTCAATACTGATATTATTTGTTTGTCTACGCTACGTTggaggacccacatgtcagccacACCCACCATCCACCTGCGTCGGCATCAGGGCCTGAGCGAGCCGTGCCCGGGAGAAACGAAGTTCACTTTCGTTTCCTCCCAGCCTAGGCCAAGGGTGCTTTAGATTATGTGCTGCACAAGCTCCAACAAAGTCCAGGCAAACAAACAAGCGATGTTGTATCTCTAGAGCCTATCCCTAACTGCTGTCCAGGCAAACAAATACGCCCTAGGATATTCAGCCAccagcctgttcgtttgagctTGCTCGGTAGCAGCTGTTTCAGATATTTGCTATAGTGATTCGTTGCTATCGTAGCAACTGTGAGGAAGCCCATCGTACCGAGCATTTTGCAGGAATCTAGCATCTGAATTTCTTTCCCACCTTTTCAGCATATCCTCTTCATCTCTCAACTTCTAGGATTGCGTTTGATTTAGAGACATGATGGAATGGAATGATACCGTTCTAATTTTCGTTTGGTTGAGAGCTCGAAGAGGTAGAGAATGAATGACAGTTTGATTTCCGTTAGCAACCATTAGTGTGGGGCCCACATGTTATTCGGCATTTCACCTTATATCTCCCCAGCCAGACCTCACCCAgcagcttgccatggatacctgCTGCCCTGCCAGTCCAAGCCCAGAGCTTGCTTGCCAATTCACTACAGTAGTCGAAGCACGTTCGCCTGCATTGGAGCACTCCCTAAGCCGGAGTTCTTCCGTTCGCCCGTGCACAACCTGTTAAAGGGTGTGGCTGCTCCGGTGGCACAGCCGCCTAGTAGCACGGTGTCCCCTCCCCGATGGCGCAACTCATCCCCAGGGACCCCTCATCAATAAGGAGCCCTCCCTGATGGTGCCTCCCTCCTAAGCCATCCATCCTCGGTGGCCTCTCCTCAGCGGGAGCCCTCCTGGATGGTGCCTCCCTCCTCAGCCACTCCTCCCCAGCCAGGAGTAGGTGGCCACTCCCAGTGGCCCCTCATTGTCGATTCTAACGTTCACCCTCGACCCTTGCCACCATGGCCGCCCTTCTCCTGACCCTGGATCATGGATATGGAAAGAGGTGGAGAAGAACGGTGCCTTGGAGGGACGAGCGCATCCCTTGGTTTTGGGGGATAAGTGTGTCCTTAAATCTAGGAAAATATTCTCCTTTAGATATGTCCCGTGTCCCCATATCCCAAGACCAAACACCACTCAAAGTGGGATTGTCCTGCTCCGTCTCACCCCATTCCTTCAACCAAACGCAACTTAGGATAAAGTTGGGGCTAGGGCTCATTGGAGTCTAGCCTACAGaaaaatgaggatgatgatgtGAAGTGATCGAGAGCAAGGTGTCATAGGTTGCGAGAGGTGTCAAAGAATTACCAGTTGAGCTTGTCGAGGTAGTGAGTCAGGTTGCAAGAGGCAAAGAGCCACCAAGGTTCGCTTGCCGAGGTTTCTAGATCTGCTTAAGTTCTGGCTTTGGCCGAAGCCTTACCAAATGACTTTTTAAGAAATGGCTCCGACGAAGAAACCTAGAGAAGGTGGTGTCATTTTTGCACTAGGCAAATAGAGCCAAAAAAACATGGCTTCTTATGAATTGGCACAAATTATAACAAAACTGACACTGGAGTTGTTTTTGCCAgactgtcacaccccaaaatgtttgattttgggttgtgcatataAAACACTAactaaaatgaattattttaatatttggataaaatttatcaagtttagtttgagctagcgcaaatttagttacaggaaaaatatgaattttaaaagttttctaattttgacgggcGTTTGGaagatgtgatgtttgcttgttgcttctttgtgtgttaaaagtgagcaaagtctttaaaatgcatTAGTAGGTCGATTTTTCTTCTCCGGCACGTCtatatctttttctacaatcaaattctttgtttctcggctcaagttttcgttcgaagcttcctaaaatctttttttttaacgcaaatcatgccttttagttcctcgtccgtcaatcaatctctacaaacttctcggaaatttttctagctttttctggaacttgttcctacttgtctgtgagcataatttaatttttagatgctccaaattatttTATCGTGGGCTTCAAATACTTTTTTtggttcctcatgttccataatatcTCTGGaaaattttcccaaatttttagagctttcggagtattttttttgtggcttaaataataattctacacttttctagaattattttatccatgaaattaactaattctgaaaataataaatctctcatttttcccaatgctcaaagcccatgtgcaataatcctaataaatcctaaaggcccatgcatttatttattaatggactttaatgattatttaggcccattagtaaatgtggagggtgcaacatcaattagaaccatattgctagttgatgtaggtgtggggagtttttcttcttaTAAATCTGTACCAACCTcttaggcaaagcacaccaaaactaccgtaaagaGAGCCTCTAGTTTGGAAATCCCTCgtatagtaaattagatttttctcctcctctcgccgTGCCGCCATTTTTGCCATAGCTCCGCGCCGCCACCATCACGATCTCATCGAGCTCGGACCCGCAGCCGCCGCAATCGTGCCCGCCGTCTGCTACCTCGCGGCCGTCTGCAAACCGCTGATGAGCTTCGCGTCAAGCAACGTCCGCTGCTGCCCCGTCAAGTTGTATGTCATCAGTCTTCTACTCATTGCTGGAGCTCTTCGTCGGTGAAGACACACTACCGTCGCCCCGAAGACCAGTCCTACGCCCGATCGAGACCCAGCATCGTGCTACGTGAGTCACCGAGATGCgctagcttgcaagccaagtcgGCCATCCTACTGTACCCAAATAAGCCAGCGAACGCCATGCATGCCTGAAAAGCCAAGTACGGTACGTGCACCAACAGCACATACATCCTTCACGTTTTTCCTACAATCCACTCTTTACTGTATGGTCTTTTTGATTAAATAATTAGCTACAGCTTTAAAACTCTCCTAGCTTTGTTTTTAGTGCGATCAAGTGTGGAATTTGTAATGACGTGATCGCGGCCTATTCGTGTTGTTTGTTCCATCACGTGCTTATATGTTTTGAGTTAAATATTAAATTGAATAATATGGATGCAATACTTTGTATAATTAAAAGCAATGTAAGTAAACATCAATCTTTCAtaaataaatattaatttgattagtGCCAATTAGACATGTTTTCttaattataatttgcttagtttaaACATGTTTCTCATACAAATATAAtaagacttaattcaatttagatatttctcttaaatatcttatatatgcttttatatagttaaagcATATGAaacttatagttttatattttctcttatgagtagatctttcggcaGCCGTTTTTCCcaatcgtagctccgattagcgtgcttcttgcgactgtgtgttcgtagcgatgcgtagaatcgtgtttaaactcttttacttatttttcgataattggtgtactgttctgatttagttctattatttgcttcgtgtatgattgtatggatgcttgtgtggtgctttatgattacgtccagtcggtgagatatacgtggtgaccaagaagaagaagaagaagaacgttgaagattaaagcttgccgaaggatcgatgttttaagacaagtatagcatgtgatcttccttgttgtcctatatatatttaatcatttaattcatactatatatgtctaccttgactgccactaaggatttcctagcgcTTTGtgaccttgtaccttgatacctatggagtattgcattgggtagtatgatgctagtgctcaactacaaccatgatcttgtaacatgactaatggattatgcaataaacattaaaagatgctttttagcaatatggaatcaGAGggttagagcattgggctgtttttatggtgctctagattcctctccctaagaacttatctgtaagtgatcatccaggacttacagtacaactatgagggttatatggctctagctttagcttagtatgaggaccttttataGCTTATtaatggttacctttatggcgcaagagaggCTCGGATTTATATGATCTcggcctaccaagagggtgcattttggtttctttgtaatttgttagtcactccttggaggagggttcatgcttattgatggggaaaccttagcggccctaacttgttagatgaacttttgaaaggcttcatagtgaacccctgtcggtgttttggaccggcgagccctcaaccaactagtgaaaatatactacgtgcccctaatcccggatggtgatgcaaagagacacaaggtttatactggttcaggcaataggtgccctacgtccagtctgagagatcgatcttgtattccttgcaccgaagtgcttgtagtagaggtTTACAAgcggggcgagagagggagctagccctaggtctcTGCATAGTGGCATGAGTTGCTTGTTCGTGTGTGCCTAGGTGTCCCTATGCGTGAGTCTACCTTCTGTCTGTGCGTGAGTTCGTGTTCTCATGAGTTCGCTCGTCTCCGTGTGTCAGcgcctagaaatggccccggtcactcccttttatagtcgaaggggggaCAGgagtgatacatgtgttcgctatgtggcgttttgtgagcggaggcggtatgtccgagcctTGTAGGTCGTCACCGTGGCGGTATGGTCAACGGAGTGGTCTTGTCCTCGATGCACTGGAGCCACCTGATCCTATGCGGCATGGGAGGTCCTGTGATGGCTTGGtgcagggcatggcgcatactgtggacgacgtgtcggtcgctgtatgttgataacgtagagagccgaggcccagttggtgcagaggccgaaccatcgtggggggctcggcgggcatgaATCCCGAGGCTATCGAGACCctgaagcggatagccgaggctcggagggagcagttggtcctgtgcgCTGATTCCGATGCTACAGGGACCTAGACTTGACTCTCCACGTCGCGCTATCCTCGGAGCagatggggttaggcagcacagtgtcgcatgggtgtcagtcgtgggcacagtgctgagcacaacggtcggtaacccctgcctcgtcctgtctcggacggcatggcgtcgatgtgactcacgtctcgtcggccactccactgtgttgagccatcgttcggctgatatcgcgggagcggttGAATGCATTAGTTGGACGTGATGTGCTGTCAGAGAAGTTGATCaaggcagaggcgacggggttgttgccgagccggcctcaagcgaggtggagaatcggcaactcgtccgaggccttatgggcggggccttgggcgagtcggagaattggtatctcgtccgaggctattgacacaaaatgtgacacactgtgcctcacacacagcaagccggaaagcgtggcttcaatcgggtccccgggtgcttcatgatccggaaacgtgccagtcagtttgacctgaaaaaaaactaacaagggataaaacagttaaataccaaaccggaacatgtcgggtgagaccagacagttccatatatatggccctgaagccacttacaacgacatacagctataggaagctgtctgccaacaagtttataaaccattcaactaatcgtaagatgaacacacgtaaagatccgattgccgaatgcatgtgcatgggaaaacatgtttgaacaagtaaaattaattatgagttaatgcataaccaagctcagcagtccagccgagttggggtccatgaagaaggaacatgcaaataaacacgactaaactaatctaaaacctgcatctgccgcacgacacctagtttcgttaaagcttaaacgtaattaacatgcatgaacccacgacatgtgacaatctagattaaaataattcagccattatgagcat
This DNA window, taken from Miscanthus floridulus cultivar M001 chromosome 13, ASM1932011v1, whole genome shotgun sequence, encodes the following:
- the LOC136502169 gene encoding guanine nucleotide-binding protein subunit gamma 4-like; the encoded protein is MGEAPQPKSPPRYPDLCGRRRLQLEVQILNREVGFLEQEIQGLERIQPVLRCCKDVNEFVSAKTDPMIPVSKRKHGSCSLFRWIRSKLRTCFSCLCCFSCSCCTCRDTQCCTPPTCSCPKTPSCSSSCCSLPSCSCKPPGCCGHCRPQCSSSCCPSDCSCSDCPCSCSCPPCCSCCPGCFSCAGCSAGCLGALNRCLGCLSSCCSGMRPSCCKCQSSCCEAGSSSRGTGTGACCRGSCLGAPPAAPSYPECSCGCVCSCSRCKGGCRCPSCGNNPCCAGGCLC